A part of Microcoleus sp. bin38.metabat.b11b12b14.051 genomic DNA contains:
- a CDS encoding DUF2862 domain-containing protein gives MAIEVGQRVKVRRLRDRIPANMVGKIKENPVGTVDSFRMVDGSGVGVVVKFDVGFATWFFEDELEAL, from the coding sequence GTGGCAATAGAAGTAGGTCAGAGAGTTAAGGTGCGCCGTCTCAGAGATCGGATACCTGCAAATATGGTGGGCAAGATAAAGGAGAATCCAGTAGGCACTGTTGACAGTTTCAGAATGGTTGATGGTAGCGGAGTAGGCGTGGTAGTCAAGTTTGACGTTGGTTTTGCGACTTGGTTCTTTGAGGATGAGCTAGAAGCCCTTTAA